Below is a window of Arcobacter sp. CECT 8986 DNA.
AATATCCAAGATAAATATATGATTTTGGAGTTTGATAATTTCCCAATAACTATTAAATATTCATCTGCTCTTTATAGATTTTTAAGTGATATGATAGGTTTAGAAATCAATCATATAATAAGAATCTCAAAAGATGTTGGTGCATATGAACTTTATGAACAGTTAAGTCAATTTGTAAAAGAAAGAGATCTTTCTATATATAATACAAAAGAGTTTTTAAGATTATCACTTACATATGACTTCGATGAAAGTTTTATTAATTCATTTTTAAATGGAGAAGTTATAGATAAGTGTGAAGAAGGTCTTTATTACGAAGAGTTATTACCTACTGGATATATGGGTTCTTGTAATATCTGTAATATACATGGGTATAATTCAAAAATGTTGGTAGTCGGCGAGTTATCAAAAGACTATGAATATTTTTATAATCAAATTAGTATGTCTTAGGAGTTAAAATTGAGTGAAGAAAAAAAAGAAGAATTAAATCAAGAAGAAGTTGTAGAAACTTGTGAGAATCAAACTTGTGAAGACAATACTGAACAAGAGGTTTTAGAACAACAAGAGCAGACTGTAGAGAGCGTAAAAGCTGAATATGAAGCAAAATTAAAAGAAGAACAAGATAAATATTTAAGAGTTCATGCAGATTTTGAAAATATTAAAAAAAGATTAGAAAAAGAGAAGTATCAAGCAATAGATTATGCAAGTGAAAAATTTGCTAAAGATTTATTAGCTCCAATTGATACTTTAGAAATGGCTTTAGCAGCAGAAGAAAATGCTAAAGATTTAGATGCACAAGAGCTTCTTAAAAAACTAAAAGAGGGTGTTGAATTAACAATCAAAAACTTCTATACAGTTTTTGAAAAACATGAAATTACACCTATTGAAACAGATGGTGAATTTGATCCAAATTTCCATGATGCAGTAATGCAAGTTGATAGTCCTGAGCATGAAGATGGACAAATTGTTCAACAATTACAAAAAGGTTATAAGTATAAAGAGAGATTACTAAGACCTGCAATGGTATCTATTTGTAAAAAATAAATACTAAAAGTATTTGACCGTGATGTCACTAAACTAGATAGATTAGAAAAATTATTTTAAAATAAAATTAAAAATTGATAAGGAAAAAAGATGAGTAAAGTTATTGGTATTGACTTAGGTACAACAAACTCTTGTATGGCAGTTTACGAAGGTGGTGAAGCAAAAGTTATCCCTAATAAAGAGGGTAAAAATACAACTCCTTCAATTGTAGCATTTACAGATAAAGGTGAAGTATTAGTTGGTGACCCAGCAAAAAGACAAGCTATTACAAACCCAGAAAAAACTATCTATTCTGTAAAAAGAATTATGGGTCTTATGATGAACGAAGAGAATGCTAAAGAAGCACAATCTAAAGTTGGATATAAAATTGTAGATAGAAATGGTGCAGCAGCAGTTGATATTGCTGGTAAAGTTTATACACCACAAGAAATTTCTGCAAAAATTTTAGGAAAATTAAAAGCAGATGCAGAAGAATATTTAGGTGATACTGTTACAGATGCAGTTATTACTGTTCCTGCATATTTCAATGATGCACAAAGAAAAGCAACTCAAGAAGCTGGTACAATTGCTGGACTTAACGTATTAAGAATTATCAATGAGCCAACAGCTGCTTCATTAGCATATGGACTTGATAAAAAAGATGAAGAAAAAGTTCTTGTATACGATTTAGGTGGTGGTACATTTGACGTTACTGTTCTTGAAATTGGTGATGGAACATTTGAAGTACTTTCAACTGATGGTAATGCATTCCTAGGTGGAGATGACTTCGATAATGCTATTATTGATTGGTTAGCAAAAGAGTTTAAAGACGAAAATGGATTTGATATTAAAACAGATAAAATGGCATTACAAAGATTAAAAGATGCAGCTGAAAATGCTAAAAAAGAGCTTTCTTCTGCTGAATCAACAGAAATTAATTTACCATTTATCTCTATGGGTAATGCTGGACCAATTCACTTAGTTAAATCTTTAACTAGAGCAAAATTTGAGTCTATGACTGAGCACTTAATTAATGAAACTTTAGGACACATCAAAACTGCTCTTAAAGATGCTGGATTAGATAAAGGTGAAATCAATGAAATCATCATGGTTGGTGGTTCTACAAGATTACCAAAAGCAAATACAGTTGTAAAAGAGTTCTTCGGAAAAGATTTAAATAAAGGTGTAAACCCTGATGAAGTTGTTGCAGCAGGTGCAGCAGTTCAAGCTGGTGTATTAAAAGGTGATGTAAAAGACGTATTATTATTAGACGTTACTCCATTATCTTTAGGAATTGAGACTTTAGGTGGAGTTGCTACAAAACTTATTGAAAAAGGTACAACTATTCCTGTTAAAAAATCTCAAGTATTTAGTACAGCTGAAGATAACCAACCAGCAGTTTCAATTCACGTAGTTCAAGGTGAAAGAGAATTTGCTAAAGATAATAAATCATTAGGTATGTTTGAACTTTCAGATATCCCAGCAGCTCCAAGAGGTGTTCCTCAAATTGAAGTTACATTTGATATCGATGCAAATGGTGTTTTAAATGTATCTGCTAAAGATAAAGGTACTGGAAAAGAAAACAAAATTACTATCTCTGGTTCGTCTGGATTAAGTGATGATGAAATTGAAAAAATGGTAAATGAAGCAGAAGCAAATAAAGATGCAGATGCAAAAAGAAAAGAAGTAATTGAAATCAGAAACCAAGCTGATGCATTATTACACTCAACTAGAAAAACTTTAGAAGAGAATGAAAATGCAGTTTCTGAAGATGAGAAAAAAGCAATTATTGATGCAGCAGCAGATTTAGAAACACTTCTAAAAGATGAAAATGCAACAAAAGAACAAATTGAAGAAAAAGTTAAAGCATTAACTGAAAAATCTCACAAATTAGCAGAAGCTATGTATAAAAAAGAGCAAGCTAATCAAGGTGGACAACAAGCTGATCAAAAAGCAAAAAAAGATGACGATGATGTTATCGATGCAGAAGTAGAGTAATCACTCTACTTCATGCAAACTTTTATATTTCTACTAATTTTATTTCTTATTTCAATCTTTTCAATACTTCTATATTTCAAATTAAAAAATCAAAGAGTTTATAAATTACTTAAAGGTGAGTGTCCTAACTGTAAAGAAAAAACTAGAACTTTTTATGATGAAAATACAAGAACAGTTTTTAAAAATGAGATTATTACTAAAAGAGTGGTAAAAAATCATGGATGTTCTGGCGTAATAGAAGTGGAATTTAGATGCAAAAATTGTAATTTAAAAGAGCTACACCAAGTTCCTTCAAATAGTTGTAATATGTAATCAAACTTTTAATTAAAGATGTTAAAATATGGCAAATTTAAAGGAGTAAATTTGAAATATTTAATAATTTTTTTAGTTCCTATTTTTCTTTTTACTGGATGTGCAATAAAAGAGTATGAAAAGTATGACAATATCTCTAAAGCATCACTGGAAAAAGTAAATTTTTATGATATAGAAAACTTTTATAATGATGATTTTGATTATGCTTTAAAAACATTTCAAAAAGCGTGTAAAAAATCAAAAAGATTCTCTTTATTTGAAGATGTATGTGCTGAATCATTAACTGCGAAAAATGCAAGAGATTTTTTTATTTCTAACTTTCAACCATATAAATTAATAGATAAAAATGGAAGTGATGAAGGTGTAATTACTGGATATTATGAACCTTTATTAAATGGAAGTTTGACAAAAGATGAAACTTATAAATATCCAATATATAAAACACCAAAAGATATGATTACTGTTGATTTATCTTCTGTATATCCTGATTTAAAAAAGTATAGATTAAGAGGGAAGCTAGAAGGTAATAAAATAGTTCCATATGATAGTAGAGCAAAATTAAATACCAAAGAAAATGAAAATTTAGAACCAATATGTTATGTAGACGATAAGTTTGAACTTTTTTTACTTCATATTCAAGGTTCTGGAAAAGTAAAATTAACAAATGGTGATATTATAAATATTGGTTATGCAAATCAAAATGGAAGAAGATATACTTCTGTTGGAAAATATATGTTAAAAAAAGGTTATCTAAAACCAAATAATGCCTCAATTCAAGGAATGAAAGCTTTCTTTGATAAAAATCCAGACAAAGTTGATGAGATTTTAAATCACAATGAAAGTTATGTTTTTTTTAGAAAAGCTAGTCAAGGTGCAACAGGAGCTTTAGGCGTTGAACTTACAGCAAAAAGAAATTTAGCAGTTGATAGAAGTTATATTCCCCTTGGAATGCCTGTATTTT
It encodes the following:
- a CDS encoding heat-shock protein, with protein sequence MIDKKEFLLQSIIKAYIEHCEPIGSSQLKTMYDIAYSPATIRGYFKKLGDEGFLAQEHASSGRTPTTEALKQYWDNKLNFKLSFVDLKTIEYLAQRIGITVFIKELKNDKLVDILNIQDKYMILEFDNFPITIKYSSALYRFLSDMIGLEINHIIRISKDVGAYELYEQLSQFVKERDLSIYNTKEFLRLSLTYDFDESFINSFLNGEVIDKCEEGLYYEELLPTGYMGSCNICNIHGYNSKMLVVGELSKDYEYFYNQISMS
- the grpE gene encoding nucleotide exchange factor GrpE is translated as MSEEKKEELNQEEVVETCENQTCEDNTEQEVLEQQEQTVESVKAEYEAKLKEEQDKYLRVHADFENIKKRLEKEKYQAIDYASEKFAKDLLAPIDTLEMALAAEENAKDLDAQELLKKLKEGVELTIKNFYTVFEKHEITPIETDGEFDPNFHDAVMQVDSPEHEDGQIVQQLQKGYKYKERLLRPAMVSICKK
- the dnaK gene encoding molecular chaperone DnaK, with the translated sequence MSKVIGIDLGTTNSCMAVYEGGEAKVIPNKEGKNTTPSIVAFTDKGEVLVGDPAKRQAITNPEKTIYSVKRIMGLMMNEENAKEAQSKVGYKIVDRNGAAAVDIAGKVYTPQEISAKILGKLKADAEEYLGDTVTDAVITVPAYFNDAQRKATQEAGTIAGLNVLRIINEPTAASLAYGLDKKDEEKVLVYDLGGGTFDVTVLEIGDGTFEVLSTDGNAFLGGDDFDNAIIDWLAKEFKDENGFDIKTDKMALQRLKDAAENAKKELSSAESTEINLPFISMGNAGPIHLVKSLTRAKFESMTEHLINETLGHIKTALKDAGLDKGEINEIIMVGGSTRLPKANTVVKEFFGKDLNKGVNPDEVVAAGAAVQAGVLKGDVKDVLLLDVTPLSLGIETLGGVATKLIEKGTTIPVKKSQVFSTAEDNQPAVSIHVVQGEREFAKDNKSLGMFELSDIPAAPRGVPQIEVTFDIDANGVLNVSAKDKGTGKENKITISGSSGLSDDEIEKMVNEAEANKDADAKRKEVIEIRNQADALLHSTRKTLEENENAVSEDEKKAIIDAAADLETLLKDENATKEQIEEKVKALTEKSHKLAEAMYKKEQANQGGQQADQKAKKDDDDVIDAEVE
- the mltA gene encoding murein transglycosylase A, which produces MKYLIIFLVPIFLFTGCAIKEYEKYDNISKASLEKVNFYDIENFYNDDFDYALKTFQKACKKSKRFSLFEDVCAESLTAKNARDFFISNFQPYKLIDKNGSDEGVITGYYEPLLNGSLTKDETYKYPIYKTPKDMITVDLSSVYPDLKKYRLRGKLEGNKIVPYDSRAKLNTKENENLEPICYVDDKFELFLLHIQGSGKVKLTNGDIINIGYANQNGRRYTSVGKYMLKKGYLKPNNASIQGMKAFFDKNPDKVDEILNHNESYVFFRKASQGATGALGVELTAKRNLAVDRSYIPLGMPVFLSTSNPITKEQINKLMVAADTGGAIKGEIRADFFWGYGDKAFKYAGKMKEKGTLYILIPKDQLID